From Serinicoccus profundi, the proteins below share one genomic window:
- a CDS encoding class I SAM-dependent methyltransferase gives MQPHRTSATASLIALSTVFLSRQPRDRDLVPAGAAAQTEGLLTRTSPRTLRLIQLLSRPGARGAVHALERLVLPGIQRHYAARKRYIEDAARAFLSDGGRQLLVLGAGLDTLTLRIARELPEVRCVEVDHPATSAVKRDAIGAALPDNLTLVPLELGREAWEDGHGLDASLPTFVVLEGVTMYLTEPAVLDILQGCARLAPGSQLVWTFMHPDGRGRLRFHQAGSAVTAWLARQREPFTWGLPLDAVPAFLRPTGLELEEIVTTSQLRTRYLDPRGIDGALAEGEALCLVRTTG, from the coding sequence GTGCAGCCGCACCGGACCAGCGCCACCGCCTCCCTCATCGCGCTCAGCACCGTCTTCCTCTCTCGCCAGCCCCGGGACCGTGACCTGGTGCCGGCCGGCGCGGCCGCGCAGACCGAGGGGCTGCTCACCCGGACCTCCCCGCGCACGCTCCGCCTGATCCAGCTCCTCTCGCGACCGGGAGCGCGCGGGGCGGTCCACGCTCTCGAACGTCTCGTGCTCCCGGGCATCCAGCGCCACTACGCCGCCCGCAAGCGCTACATCGAGGACGCGGCACGCGCCTTCCTCAGCGACGGCGGGAGGCAGCTGCTCGTCCTCGGGGCCGGCCTGGACACGCTCACGCTGCGGATCGCCCGCGAGCTACCCGAGGTGCGGTGCGTGGAGGTGGACCACCCGGCGACGTCCGCCGTCAAGCGGGACGCCATCGGGGCAGCCCTCCCCGACAACCTGACCCTGGTCCCGCTGGAGCTGGGCCGCGAGGCGTGGGAGGACGGGCACGGGCTCGACGCGTCGCTGCCGACCTTCGTCGTCCTCGAGGGCGTGACGATGTATCTCACCGAGCCGGCTGTCCTGGACATCCTCCAGGGCTGCGCCCGGCTGGCTCCGGGCTCGCAGCTGGTGTGGACCTTCATGCACCCCGACGGCCGGGGCCGGCTGCGCTTCCACCAGGCCGGGTCGGCCGTCACCGCCTGGCTCGCCCGTCAGCGCGAGCCGTTCACCTGGGGGCTGCCCCTCGACGCCGTCCCGGCGTTCCTGCGACCGACGGGCCTGGAGCTCGAGGAGATCGTCACGACGAGCCAGCTGCGCACCCGGTACCTCGACCCCCGGGGGATCGACGGCGCGCTGGCGGAAGGAGAGGCACTGTGTCTGGTCCGGACGACGGGGTGA
- a CDS encoding arginine--tRNA ligase codes for MTPEQLAAAIHAVLTEAASGDLPLAEGDLPALEALRVERPRSREHGDWSSNVAMQLAKRAGMPPRQVAEVVAGRLGSVEGVAAVDVAGPGFLNITLDVASAAELARSIVEAGGTYGHNQTMAGRTINLEFVSANPTGPLHIGHTRWAALGDALHRLLSASGADVTAEHYTNDAGAQTQRLATSILARARGQEVPEGGYAGDYVDALAAQVLQTRPDLLNLPEVEALEVCRDTGMALQVAANEQTLADFHVTFDVWFSEKSLHDAGAVEKAVERLREQGHVFDADGAVWLRTTDFGDDKDRVLIRANGEPTYFAADCAYYLSKKDRGFPEKVYMLGADHHGYVGRLKAIAACAGDDPERSIEVLIGQLINISGERMGRRRGNAVYLSDLLEWIGADPIRYSLGRYPADSPLDLDGEELRKRSNDNPVFYVQYAHARTCNVARLAGEDGVRREDGFDPSLLEHPTESLLLAALGDFPRVVAQAAQLREPHRVARYLEDLAGHFHKWYDECRVRPTSADEEITDLHRSRLWLNDATRQVLANGLALLGVSAPERM; via the coding sequence GTGACCCCTGAACAGCTCGCTGCAGCGATCCATGCCGTGCTCACCGAGGCCGCTTCCGGTGACCTGCCCCTGGCCGAGGGTGATCTGCCGGCGCTCGAGGCGCTGCGCGTGGAGCGACCGCGGAGCCGCGAGCACGGGGACTGGTCGAGCAACGTGGCGATGCAGCTGGCCAAGCGAGCCGGTATGCCGCCGCGCCAGGTCGCCGAGGTCGTCGCCGGGCGTCTCGGGTCGGTCGAGGGCGTCGCCGCGGTCGACGTCGCCGGTCCGGGCTTCCTCAACATCACCCTCGACGTGGCGAGTGCGGCCGAGCTGGCCCGCAGCATCGTCGAGGCGGGGGGCACCTACGGCCACAACCAGACGATGGCCGGGCGCACCATCAACCTGGAGTTCGTCTCGGCGAACCCGACCGGCCCGCTGCACATCGGGCATACCCGGTGGGCGGCCCTGGGTGACGCCCTGCACCGGCTGCTGTCGGCCAGCGGTGCCGACGTCACCGCCGAGCACTACACCAACGACGCCGGGGCCCAGACGCAGCGGCTGGCCACCTCCATCCTGGCCCGCGCCCGCGGCCAGGAGGTGCCGGAGGGTGGGTACGCCGGCGACTACGTCGACGCGCTCGCGGCCCAGGTGCTGCAGACCCGGCCGGACCTCCTAAACCTCCCCGAGGTCGAGGCGCTGGAGGTCTGCCGCGACACCGGTATGGCGTTGCAGGTCGCCGCGAACGAGCAGACGCTCGCCGACTTCCACGTGACCTTCGACGTGTGGTTCAGCGAGAAGAGCCTGCACGACGCCGGCGCGGTGGAGAAGGCGGTGGAGCGACTCCGCGAGCAGGGGCACGTCTTCGACGCCGACGGCGCGGTGTGGCTGCGTACGACGGATTTCGGCGACGACAAGGACCGCGTGCTCATCCGCGCCAACGGCGAGCCGACCTACTTCGCCGCCGACTGCGCCTACTACCTGTCCAAGAAGGACCGCGGGTTCCCCGAAAAGGTCTACATGCTCGGGGCCGACCACCACGGCTACGTCGGCCGGCTCAAGGCGATCGCGGCCTGCGCCGGGGACGACCCGGAGCGCAGCATCGAGGTGCTCATCGGCCAGCTCATCAACATCAGCGGCGAGCGCATGGGCCGGCGCCGCGGCAACGCGGTCTACCTGTCCGACCTGCTGGAGTGGATCGGCGCCGACCCCATCCGCTACAGCCTGGGTCGCTACCCCGCCGACAGCCCCCTCGACCTCGACGGCGAGGAGCTGCGCAAGCGCTCCAACGACAACCCGGTCTTCTACGTGCAGTACGCCCACGCGCGCACCTGCAACGTCGCCCGCCTCGCGGGGGAGGACGGCGTGCGGCGCGAGGACGGCTTCGACCCCTCGCTGCTCGAGCACCCGACCGAGTCGCTGCTGCTGGCTGCCCTGGGCGACTTCCCGCGGGTCGTCGCGCAGGCCGCTCAGCTGCGCGAGCCGCACCGGGTGGCGCGCTACCTGGAGGACCTCGCGGGGCACTTCCACAAGTGGTACGACGAGTGCCGCGTCCGGCCGACCAGCGCGGACGAGGAGATCACCGACCTGCACCGCTCCCGGCTGTGGCTCAACGACGCCACCCGTCAGGTGCTCGCCAACGGCCTCGCCCTGCTCGGTGTGAGCGCCCCCGAGCGCATGTGA
- a CDS encoding homoserine dehydrogenase gives MTDTPAPRPFRLALLGGGTVGAAVARRLLQHGETYAALLGRPLVLTGVAVRDASRVRDGIPAELLTTDAAALAAEADVVVEVMGGLEPAGTLIEAALRRGAQVVTANKQLIARRGEELHAVAREHGGGLHYEAAVMAAVPVLSVVRESLAGDEITAVRGIVNGSTNYVLDLVAREGVAFSDAVRQAGELGYLEADPTEDLEGLDAAAKIAILARTAWGVPAPLGDVEVTGISGLTDEDFAAAEGRGEVVKLVASAERDDQGVVRAAVLPLSLPAADPLAQVRGGTNVVEIDAVLAGPVRLTGAGAGGDQTASAVLGDVVRAARAR, from the coding sequence GTGACCGACACCCCTGCCCCGCGTCCGTTTCGCCTCGCCCTGCTGGGTGGAGGAACGGTCGGTGCGGCCGTCGCCCGCCGCCTCCTCCAGCACGGGGAGACGTATGCCGCCCTGCTGGGTCGCCCGCTCGTGCTCACCGGGGTCGCGGTCCGCGACGCCTCCCGGGTGCGCGACGGCATACCGGCCGAGCTGCTGACCACCGACGCCGCCGCGCTGGCCGCCGAGGCCGACGTGGTCGTCGAGGTCATGGGCGGTCTCGAGCCGGCCGGGACGCTCATCGAGGCCGCCCTGCGCCGGGGTGCGCAGGTGGTCACGGCCAACAAGCAGCTCATCGCGCGGCGCGGGGAGGAGCTGCACGCCGTGGCCCGGGAGCACGGGGGCGGCCTGCACTACGAGGCGGCGGTCATGGCGGCCGTGCCCGTGCTGAGCGTCGTGCGGGAGTCGCTCGCCGGTGATGAGATCACCGCGGTCCGCGGCATCGTCAACGGGTCCACCAACTACGTCCTCGACCTCGTCGCCCGCGAGGGGGTGGCCTTCTCCGACGCGGTGCGCCAGGCGGGGGAGCTCGGCTACCTCGAGGCAGACCCGACCGAGGACCTGGAGGGTCTGGACGCCGCAGCCAAGATCGCCATCCTGGCGCGGACGGCCTGGGGAGTGCCCGCCCCGCTGGGCGACGTGGAGGTCACCGGCATCTCCGGGCTCACCGACGAGGACTTCGCGGCCGCCGAGGGGCGGGGCGAGGTCGTCAAGCTCGTGGCGAGCGCCGAACGCGACGACCAGGGCGTGGTGCGCGCCGCCGTACTCCCGCTCAGCCTGCCCGCCGCGGACCCCCTCGCACAGGTCCGCGGGGGCACCAACGTCGTCGAGATCGACGCCGTCCTCGCTGGTCCGGTGCGTCTCACGGGTGCGGGAGCCGGCGGTGACCAGACCGCGTCGGCGGTGCTCGGCGACGTGGTGCGGGCGGCACGGGCCCGCTGA
- the rho gene encoding transcription termination factor Rho, with protein sequence MTEITDASATRTGSLSTLRLAELQELASGMGIAVNNKMRKADLVSAIRERRGGAASTNGSVDRQDAIEAALDRAQAEREDTAPSGPSRTRRSRRGGSAAGAPRGEQERQADAASTEGADSPDSRPATGGEQRQTERRDDRRDERQDTRRQDDSGDERQDSGRQGQDNRRQGQDDRRQDDRRQDDRRQSERDGQQGDQQRRDGDGYDDDEGGRRGRRRNRNRNRDRKRGRGTQPGAVGGGQPQQQEVESYSEEDVLVPVGGVVDLLDSYAFIRTTGYLPGPTDVYVPMGMVKKHGLRKGDAVTGAIKAPQDGSDVGQHTVSSTGNKRDKGKFSALVRLDSINGQDPDQGRQRPNFSNLTPLYPQQRLRLETDQKNLTTRVIDMVTPIGKGQRGLIVSPPKAGKTMVMQSIANAITTNNPEVHLMIVLVDERPEEVTDFQRSVKGEVISSTFDRPASDHTIVAELAIERAKRLVELGQDVVVLLDGITRLGRAYNLAAPASGRILSGGVDSAALYPPKKFFGAARNIEDGGSLTILATALVETGSKMDEVIFEEFKGTGNMELKLSRQLADRRIFPAVDVNASSTRREEILMSSEELKIMWKLRRVLAALDQQQGIELLIDRLKKTKHNYEFLTQVQQTSSVRLDDED encoded by the coding sequence GTGACTGAGATCACCGACGCCAGCGCGACCCGTACGGGCTCGCTGAGCACCCTCCGACTGGCCGAGCTCCAGGAGCTCGCGTCGGGCATGGGTATCGCCGTGAACAACAAGATGCGCAAGGCCGACCTGGTCTCCGCCATCCGGGAGCGTCGCGGGGGCGCTGCCAGCACCAACGGCTCCGTCGACCGTCAGGACGCCATCGAGGCCGCCCTCGACCGCGCCCAGGCCGAGCGCGAGGACACCGCGCCCAGCGGCCCGTCCCGCACGCGCCGCAGCCGGCGCGGCGGGTCCGCCGCCGGCGCACCGCGGGGCGAGCAGGAGCGCCAGGCCGACGCCGCCTCCACCGAGGGTGCGGACTCGCCGGACTCCCGCCCCGCGACGGGTGGCGAGCAGCGCCAGACGGAGCGTCGCGACGACCGTCGCGACGAGCGCCAGGACACCCGCCGTCAGGACGACAGCGGCGACGAGCGTCAGGACTCCGGCCGTCAGGGTCAGGACAACCGCCGCCAGGGTCAGGACGACCGCCGCCAGGACGACCGTCGTCAGGACGACCGCCGCCAGAGCGAGCGCGACGGGCAGCAGGGCGATCAGCAGCGCCGTGACGGCGACGGCTACGACGACGACGAGGGCGGCCGCCGCGGTCGTCGCCGCAACCGCAACCGCAACCGGGACCGCAAGCGCGGTCGTGGCACCCAGCCGGGTGCCGTGGGCGGTGGCCAGCCGCAGCAGCAGGAGGTCGAGAGCTACTCCGAGGAGGACGTCCTCGTCCCCGTCGGCGGCGTCGTCGACCTGCTCGACAGCTACGCCTTCATCCGCACCACCGGCTACCTGCCGGGGCCGACCGACGTCTACGTCCCCATGGGCATGGTCAAGAAGCACGGCCTGCGCAAGGGTGACGCGGTCACGGGTGCCATCAAGGCGCCGCAGGACGGCAGCGACGTCGGCCAGCACACCGTCTCCTCGACCGGAAACAAGCGCGACAAAGGCAAGTTCAGCGCCCTCGTGCGGCTGGACAGCATCAACGGCCAGGACCCGGACCAGGGCCGTCAGCGTCCGAACTTCTCCAACCTGACCCCGCTCTACCCCCAGCAGCGGCTGCGGCTGGAGACGGACCAGAAGAACCTCACCACCCGGGTCATCGATATGGTGACGCCGATCGGCAAGGGCCAGCGTGGCCTCATCGTCTCCCCGCCCAAGGCGGGCAAGACGATGGTCATGCAGTCCATCGCCAACGCGATCACCACCAACAACCCCGAGGTGCACCTGATGATCGTCCTCGTGGACGAGCGTCCGGAGGAGGTCACCGACTTCCAGCGCAGCGTCAAGGGCGAGGTCATCTCCTCGACCTTCGACCGCCCGGCGAGCGACCACACGATCGTCGCCGAGCTGGCCATCGAGCGGGCCAAGCGCCTCGTCGAGCTCGGTCAGGACGTCGTCGTCCTGCTGGACGGCATCACCCGCCTGGGCCGCGCCTACAACCTCGCGGCGCCCGCCTCGGGCCGCATCCTCTCCGGTGGTGTCGACTCGGCCGCGCTCTACCCGCCGAAGAAGTTCTTCGGTGCCGCGCGCAACATCGAGGACGGCGGATCCCTGACGATCCTCGCCACGGCGCTCGTGGAGACCGGGTCCAAGATGGACGAGGTCATCTTCGAGGAGTTCAAGGGCACCGGCAACATGGAGCTCAAGCTCTCCCGCCAGCTCGCCGACCGGCGCATCTTCCCGGCCGTCGACGTCAACGCCTCGAGCACCCGGCGTGAGGAGATCCTCATGTCCTCCGAGGAGCTCAAGATCATGTGGAAGCTGCGCCGCGTCCTCGCCGCCCTCGACCAGCAGCAGGGAATCGAACTGCTCATCGACCGGTTGAAGAAGACGAAGCACAACTACGAGTTCCTCACCCAGGTTCAGCAGACCAGCTCGGTCCGTCTGGACGACGAGGACTGA
- the rpmE gene encoding 50S ribosomal protein L31 — MQKDIHPNYVETQVTCTCGATFTTRSTAPSGKISADVCSQCHPFYTGKQKILDTGGRVARFQERYGKKAAN; from the coding sequence ATGCAGAAGGACATCCACCCGAACTACGTCGAGACCCAGGTCACCTGCACCTGTGGCGCGACGTTCACCACTCGGAGCACCGCTCCGTCGGGCAAGATCAGCGCCGACGTCTGCTCGCAGTGCCACCCCTTCTACACCGGCAAGCAGAAGATCCTGGACACCGGTGGGCGCGTCGCCCGCTTCCAGGAGCGCTACGGCAAGAAGGCCGCCAACTAA
- the prfA gene encoding peptide chain release factor 1, whose translation MFESALPLLGEHADIERELADPAVHGDPTALRRLNKRYAALAPTVAAYRAWESASGDLEAARELAAEDPSFADEVPALEQAVTAAAEALRRQLVPRDPDDDRDVILEVKAGEGGEESALFAGDLMRMYLRYAERRGWRTAMLDATPSDLGGYKEARVSVSASGTPGPGEAPWARLKYEGGVHRVQRVPVTESQGRVHTSAAGVLVMPDIEDPAEVQLDANDLKIDVFRSSGPGGQSVNTTDSAVRITHLPTGLVVSCQNEKSQLQNKESALRVLRARLHQIAVEEAEEAASAQRRSQIRTVDRSERIRTYNFGENRIADHRTGFKAYNLDQVLDGDLDPVVQSAVEADEAARLAAAGEQ comes from the coding sequence GTGTTCGAGTCCGCCCTACCGCTGCTCGGTGAGCACGCCGACATCGAGCGGGAGCTCGCCGACCCCGCCGTCCACGGCGACCCGACCGCCCTCCGGCGGCTCAACAAGAGGTATGCCGCACTCGCCCCGACCGTGGCGGCATACCGGGCCTGGGAGTCGGCCTCGGGGGACCTGGAGGCGGCCCGTGAGCTCGCGGCCGAGGACCCCTCCTTCGCCGACGAGGTGCCCGCGCTGGAGCAGGCGGTGACGGCCGCGGCCGAGGCCCTGCGCCGCCAGCTCGTCCCGCGCGACCCCGACGACGACCGCGACGTCATCCTCGAGGTCAAGGCCGGAGAGGGCGGGGAGGAGTCGGCGCTGTTCGCCGGTGACCTCATGCGGATGTACCTCCGCTACGCCGAGCGCCGCGGGTGGCGGACGGCGATGCTCGACGCGACGCCCTCCGACCTCGGAGGCTACAAGGAGGCCCGGGTCTCCGTCAGCGCGAGCGGGACGCCCGGGCCGGGTGAGGCGCCGTGGGCCCGGCTGAAGTACGAGGGGGGCGTCCACCGGGTGCAGCGGGTGCCCGTCACCGAGAGCCAGGGGCGCGTGCATACCTCGGCGGCCGGCGTGCTCGTCATGCCCGACATCGAGGACCCGGCCGAGGTGCAGCTGGATGCCAACGACCTGAAGATCGACGTCTTCCGCTCCTCCGGGCCCGGCGGGCAGTCGGTCAACACGACCGACTCGGCGGTGCGCATCACCCACCTGCCGACCGGCCTGGTCGTCTCCTGCCAGAACGAGAAGAGCCAGCTCCAGAACAAGGAGTCGGCCCTGCGCGTCCTGCGCGCCCGGCTGCACCAGATCGCGGTCGAGGAGGCGGAGGAGGCGGCCAGCGCCCAGCGCCGCAGCCAGATCCGCACGGTCGACCGCAGCGAGCGGATCCGCACCTACAACTTCGGCGAGAACCGCATCGCCGACCACCGCACCGGCTTCAAGGCCTACAACCTCGACCAGGTGCTCGACGGCGACCTGGACCCGGTCGTGCAGTCCGCCGTCGAGGCGGACGAGGCGGCCCGGCTCGCCGCCGCGGGCGAGCAGTGA
- the prmC gene encoding peptide chain release factor N(5)-glutamine methyltransferase: protein MSVDELVRAAAGRLRQAGVASPEVDAELLLAHALGREVGEVRRARVMREDVAPGPHARFLQLVVRRAERVPLQHLTGTAHFAGVNLQVGPGVFVPRPETETLVQLALEALAPLGAPTVVDLCTGSGAIALALATSRREARIGAVELSPEAHAYAVTNVAATGLTVDLRLGPAQEAFADWLGEVDVVVSNPPYIPPDAVPVDAEVRDHDPAVALYGGGADGLELPGLLAARAWALLRPGGRLLMEHADVQSQAVCTLLEGAGWVDVADHEDLTGRPRVVAARRPGTHHRGS from the coding sequence GTGAGCGTCGACGAGCTCGTCCGGGCCGCGGCGGGCCGGCTGCGCCAGGCGGGGGTCGCCAGCCCGGAGGTGGACGCCGAGCTGCTGCTCGCCCACGCGCTGGGCCGCGAGGTGGGCGAGGTGCGGCGGGCGCGGGTCATGCGCGAGGACGTGGCGCCGGGCCCGCACGCCCGCTTCCTGCAGCTCGTGGTCCGGCGGGCCGAGCGGGTGCCGCTGCAGCACCTCACCGGGACGGCGCACTTCGCGGGGGTCAACCTGCAGGTCGGGCCCGGGGTCTTCGTGCCCCGACCGGAGACCGAGACCCTCGTGCAGCTGGCCCTGGAGGCGCTGGCGCCTCTCGGGGCGCCGACGGTGGTGGACCTCTGCACCGGCAGCGGGGCCATCGCGCTCGCCCTCGCCACGTCCCGTCGCGAGGCCCGGATCGGTGCGGTCGAGCTGTCCCCCGAGGCCCACGCGTATGCCGTGACCAATGTCGCGGCGACCGGGCTGACCGTCGACCTGCGGCTCGGCCCGGCGCAGGAGGCCTTCGCGGACTGGCTCGGGGAGGTCGACGTCGTGGTGAGCAACCCGCCGTACATCCCGCCCGACGCCGTTCCCGTCGACGCCGAGGTGCGTGACCACGACCCCGCGGTCGCGCTCTACGGCGGGGGAGCCGACGGGCTGGAGCTGCCGGGGCTGCTCGCGGCCCGCGCCTGGGCCCTCCTCCGCCCCGGCGGCCGGCTGCTCATGGAGCACGCGGACGTGCAGTCCCAGGCCGTGTGCACCCTGCTCGAGGGTGCCGGCTGGGTCGACGTCGCCGACCACGAGGACCTCACCGGTCGCCCCCGGGTCGTCGCCGCCCGGCGCCCCGGGACGCACCACCGCGGCTCCTGA
- a CDS encoding L-threonylcarbamoyladenylate synthase — protein MSVIDPDHDDGGTMSGTTPLQDRLVDCVDDAAREASLARAAEVVREGKVVVLPTDTVYGVGADAFDVVAVAMVLAAKHRGREMPPPVLVPNPRTVDGLATDVPMYARILMRQFWPGPLTLVVRVQPSLQWDLGETNGTVALRMPDDEIALELLAEVGPMAVTSANVTGHPAATTAQEALDQLGGAVAAYLDGGPRTGGAPSTILDCTGEEPVVLRLGALSAEEIRAVLGTTVLHDSPPAAQEGAEDAPDAVEEPTEDTGRGDLADLVGSVAPSGVLAPADSLRTVAAPRSSGATTTP, from the coding sequence ATGAGCGTCATCGACCCGGACCACGACGACGGAGGCACGATGTCCGGCACCACGCCGCTGCAGGATCGACTGGTGGACTGCGTCGACGACGCGGCACGCGAGGCCTCCCTCGCCAGGGCGGCCGAGGTCGTCCGGGAGGGCAAGGTCGTCGTCCTGCCGACCGACACCGTCTACGGCGTCGGGGCCGACGCCTTCGACGTGGTCGCGGTGGCCATGGTGCTCGCCGCCAAGCACCGCGGACGCGAGATGCCGCCGCCGGTCCTCGTGCCCAACCCCCGCACGGTCGACGGGTTGGCGACCGACGTGCCGATGTATGCCCGCATCCTCATGCGTCAGTTCTGGCCCGGCCCGCTCACCCTCGTCGTGCGGGTCCAGCCCTCGCTGCAGTGGGACCTGGGTGAGACCAACGGCACGGTGGCCCTGCGGATGCCGGACGACGAGATCGCCCTGGAGCTGCTCGCCGAGGTCGGCCCCATGGCGGTGACCAGCGCCAACGTCACCGGTCACCCGGCGGCGACGACGGCCCAGGAGGCGCTGGACCAGCTCGGGGGAGCGGTCGCGGCATACCTCGACGGCGGTCCGCGGACCGGGGGAGCGCCCTCGACCATCCTCGACTGCACCGGCGAGGAGCCGGTGGTGCTGCGCCTGGGCGCGTTGAGCGCCGAGGAGATCCGGGCCGTGCTGGGGACCACGGTCCTGCACGACTCCCCGCCGGCCGCGCAGGAGGGTGCCGAGGACGCGCCCGACGCGGTGGAGGAACCGACCGAGGACACCGGGCGCGGCGACCTGGCCGACCTCGTCGGGTCGGTGGCGCCGAGCGGTGTCCTGGCCCCCGCCGACTCGCTCCGGACGGTGGCCGCGCCTCGCTCCTCCGGTGCCACCACCACCCCCTAG